The following coding sequences lie in one Vitis vinifera cultivar Pinot Noir 40024 chromosome 19, ASM3070453v1 genomic window:
- the LOC104878668 gene encoding uncharacterized protein LOC104878668, whose translation MQKTGSRKPIDRWVLWKLARLKKGEYDEVTRPVVEKIDELTKAVEEGKITCVGQKDILTLALGTLEHPGRVRGKGGKKKPKQFFNTPKPTKTLEEEECQRMLMEKVKSLEEEIIALKAEKKEPLTPRSEVSSTNIRKQLLQHEEIGGKTHDSAHVENLSAQGTRKASPLTQVYKCKLALETEDNIVAYGTYLRDSQISIDGADILVVILYPLQPNALLPFPLSENIRTIREGVGYEVF comes from the exons atgcAAAAGACAGGTTCGAGGAAACCTATTGATAGATGGGTCTTGTGGAAGCTAGCAAGATTGAAAAAAGGTGAATATGATGAAGTTACGAGGCCTGTAGTGGAAAAGATT gATGAGTTGACAAAGGCTGTTGAGGAAGGGAAGATCACATGTGTTGGCCAAAAGGATATCCTCACTTTAGCATTGGGTACATTAGAGCATCCTGGACGGGTtagaggaaaaggtggaaaaaaaaagCCCAAACAATTCTTCAACACACCAAAACCCACAAAAACTCTTGAAGAGGAGGAATGTCAAAGGATGTTAATGGAGAAAGTCAAGAGCTTGGAAGAGGAGATCATTGCTTTGAAAGCTGAAAAAAAAGAACCCCTCACACCCCGCTCTGAAGTGAGCAGCACAAacataaggaaacaattgttgCAACATGAAGAAATAGGAGGGAAGACTCATGATAGTGCTCATGTGGAGAACCTATCAGCACAAGGGACTCGAAAAGCTTCTCCACTAACTCAG GTTTATAAATGCAAATTAGCTCTTGAAACTGAAGATAACATTGTTGCATATGGAACTTATTTACGAGATTCACAGATTTCCATTGATGGTGCTGATATATTAGTGGTCATCCTTTACCCTCTTCAACCTAATGCACTTCTTCCATTCCCACTTTCTGAAAACATTAGGACAATAAGGGAGGGTGTTGGATATGAGGTTTT TTGA